A window of Ruania suaedae contains these coding sequences:
- a CDS encoding LacI family DNA-binding transcriptional regulator: MSAPSRRPTIRDVAETAGVSRSTASRALTGRGYVAPAVRERVRTVAQQLGYVPDITARFLKQQTSRSIGVLVWDMRNSFYGELASGISQESRKHGYSIILADDLTGPEAKVEVAERFLSMRVAGVIITPTSPEVTTYLAERHVPVVEVDRQFAAGQVDAVVVDNMAASRRATESLLALGHERIALVIDEMDWTTGRDRLAGYQAALAEAGHDPDHVLVISAGWDVPNVYRTARELLSRPDAPTAVFAANNVLAEGVWRAAADLGIVIPQDLSLVAFDDAPWMTLVSPRVTAVAQDAVALGEIAVRQLLERIERPDVPARTIMLSALLRERESIAPPAAAARTVPAARTTQQPVLRAPGGA, from the coding sequence GTGAGCGCCCCGTCGCGGCGGCCCACGATCCGCGACGTGGCCGAGACTGCCGGGGTGTCCCGGTCGACCGCCTCGCGTGCCCTGACCGGCCGGGGCTACGTCGCCCCGGCGGTGCGCGAGCGCGTCCGGACCGTGGCGCAGCAGCTCGGCTACGTCCCGGACATCACCGCCCGGTTCCTCAAGCAGCAGACCAGCCGTTCCATCGGTGTGCTGGTCTGGGACATGCGCAACTCCTTCTACGGTGAGCTCGCCTCGGGCATCAGCCAGGAGTCGCGCAAGCACGGTTACAGCATCATCCTCGCCGACGACCTCACCGGCCCCGAGGCCAAGGTCGAGGTGGCCGAGCGGTTCCTGTCCATGCGGGTGGCCGGGGTCATCATCACCCCGACCAGCCCGGAGGTGACCACCTACCTCGCCGAGCGCCACGTCCCGGTGGTGGAGGTGGACCGGCAGTTCGCCGCCGGCCAGGTGGACGCGGTGGTGGTCGACAACATGGCTGCCTCGCGGCGCGCGACGGAGAGTCTGCTCGCCCTGGGCCACGAGCGGATCGCCCTGGTCATCGACGAGATGGACTGGACCACCGGGCGCGACCGGCTGGCGGGCTACCAGGCGGCCCTCGCCGAGGCGGGTCACGACCCTGACCACGTCCTGGTGATCAGCGCCGGCTGGGACGTGCCGAACGTCTACCGGACGGCCCGTGAGCTGCTCAGCAGACCCGACGCGCCGACGGCGGTGTTCGCCGCCAACAACGTGCTCGCCGAAGGCGTGTGGCGGGCCGCGGCGGATCTGGGAATCGTGATCCCGCAGGACCTGAGCCTGGTCGCCTTCGACGACGCGCCGTGGATGACGCTGGTCTCACCGCGGGTGACGGCGGTGGCGCAGGATGCGGTGGCACTGGGCGAGATCGCCGTACGGCAGCTGCTCGAACGCATCGAGCGGCCGGACGTGCCCGCACGCACGATCATGCTCTCGGCGTTGCTGCGCGAACGCGAGTCCATCGCCCCGCCGGCGGCCGCTGCGCGGACGGTCCCGGCCGCGCGTACGACCCAGCAGCCCGTACTCAGGGCCCCGGGCGGCGCCTGA